Proteins co-encoded in one Deinococcus sp. Leaf326 genomic window:
- a CDS encoding class III lanthipeptide, producing MNRVLQLQTLQASNPTPADWSTVSNYCSSVQLS from the coding sequence ATGAACCGAGTTCTCCAGCTCCAGACCCTGCAGGCTTCCAACCCCACTCCCGCCGACTGGAGCACCGTCAGCAACTACTGCAGCAGCGTTCAGCTGTCCTGA